A single window of Sphingobacteriales bacterium DNA harbors:
- the mltG gene encoding endolytic transglycosylase MltG: MKKAILISISIICVICIGTYLFFFRNNIKNDATLYIPTNATYQQVLDSLEKNNVLINKSAFEKIAKQLDYPTLVKAGRYVLEKPMSNFELVKKLRSGNQDALKITINNVKNLTHLAAKLGAKLEPDSASFYQTFIQQNILDSLQLNQDNILTIFLANTYQFYWNTSTDEFLARMLKEYSRFWNDDRKNKAEKLGLSPTEVTILASIVQKESSKYDEYARIAGVYYNRLKKNMKLQADPTVLYAKQKLGLSNRVYNKDTKIEHPYNTYYVLGLPPGPICLPETKSIDLCLDLEHHDYIFFCAKDDFSGYHSFAADWATHEKNAEKFHQALNANNIK, from the coding sequence ATGAAGAAAGCTATTTTAATATCAATATCCATCATATGTGTGATATGTATAGGCACATATTTATTTTTTTTTAGAAATAACATAAAAAACGATGCTACATTATACATACCAACAAATGCTACCTATCAACAAGTATTAGATTCCTTAGAAAAAAACAATGTACTCATTAACAAAAGTGCTTTTGAAAAAATTGCCAAACAGCTAGATTATCCTACGCTTGTAAAAGCTGGTAGATATGTTCTAGAAAAACCAATGAGCAATTTTGAATTAGTCAAAAAATTGAGAAGTGGCAACCAAGATGCTTTAAAAATAACTATAAATAATGTAAAAAATCTAACGCACCTAGCAGCAAAACTTGGTGCAAAGCTGGAACCTGATAGTGCCTCTTTTTATCAAACTTTTATACAACAAAACATACTTGATTCACTACAATTAAATCAAGATAATATACTTACTATTTTCTTGGCAAATACTTATCAATTTTATTGGAACACTTCTACTGATGAGTTTTTGGCAAGAATGCTAAAAGAATATTCTAGATTTTGGAATGACGATAGAAAAAATAAAGCAGAAAAATTAGGCTTGTCGCCAACCGAAGTTACAATTTTAGCATCTATAGTACAAAAAGAATCATCTAAATACGATGAATATGCAAGAATAGCTGGCGTATACTACAATAGATTGAAAAAAAATATGAAACTACAAGCAGATCCAACAGTATTATATGCAAAGCAAAAACTTGGTTTATCTAATCGTGTGTACAATAAAGACACCAAAATTGAACATCCATACAATACATACTATGTTCTTGGCTTGCCACCAGGACCAATTTGTTTGCCTGAAACAAAAAGCATAGACTTGTGTTTAGATTTAGAACATCATGATTATATATTTTTCTGTGCCAAAGATGATTTTTCAGGATATCATAGTTTTGCTGCAGATTGGGCAACTCATGAGAAAAATGCAGAAAAATTCCATCAGGCACTAAATGCAAATAATATAAAATAA
- a CDS encoding DUF3943 domain-containing protein has product MRKNLLLILYLCCCVTKIYSQNILSNDVNLDTDSVAAVIDTIVYTNQVELDKNQPDKFPNFKRYPPKFDSLENRFTLRNETAPFGRKLMRSSLLMLGYNAGMTSLLLILPEEVSKWNKKNYRNQIRRAYTEPPHFDKDKWYINYLGHPYQGTIYYNSMRSQGATWWQSALFGIGSIALWEYTVEAGFEQPSIQDLIVTPIAGALIGELFHFSTIRMSKNGYKWYEKTFVSLLNPSFAINNGFKWAETNELKYKF; this is encoded by the coding sequence ATGAGAAAAAATTTGTTACTGATTTTGTATTTGTGTTGTTGTGTCACAAAAATTTACTCACAAAATATATTATCTAATGATGTTAATCTTGATACAGATTCTGTTGCTGCTGTAATAGATACAATAGTATATACAAATCAAGTTGAACTGGATAAAAACCAACCAGATAAGTTCCCAAATTTTAAAAGGTATCCACCAAAATTTGATAGCTTAGAAAATAGATTCACATTAAGAAATGAAACTGCACCATTTGGTAGAAAGTTGATGCGAAGTTCATTATTAATGCTTGGTTATAATGCAGGCATGACAAGCCTTTTGCTAATTTTGCCAGAAGAAGTAAGCAAGTGGAACAAAAAAAATTATAGAAATCAAATTAGAAGAGCATACACAGAACCACCACATTTTGATAAAGATAAATGGTACATCAACTATTTAGGTCATCCATATCAAGGTACCATATATTACAATAGTATGCGCTCACAAGGTGCTACATGGTGGCAATCAGCATTGTTTGGCATAGGTAGCATTGCACTTTGGGAATATACAGTAGAAGCTGGATTTGAGCAACCAAGTATTCAAGATTTAATCGTTACACCAATTGCTGGTGCATTAATTGGCGAATTATTCCATTTTAGTACAATTAGAATGAGTAAAAATGGCTATAAATGGTATGAAAAAACATTTGTAAGTCTATTAAATCCAAGTTTTGCCATCAATAATGGATTTAAGTGGGCAGAAACAAATGAATTGAAGTATAAATTCTAA
- the purD gene encoding phosphoribosylamine--glycine ligase: MNILLLGSGGREHAFASKLLQSSNCSQLYVSPGNAGTNAIAKNVKLDSFEEIKDFCIKNDIKMVVVGPEQPLVDGIYDFFVRDEMLKNIAIIGPSKAGAMLEGSKAYCKNFLVKHKIPTAQYKEITIENIDEGFQFLDTLTAPYVLKANGLAAGKGVLICSTLDEAKTELKSMLDGKFGNASNTVVIEEFMHGIEFSVFVLTDNDSYKILPIAKDYKRIGEGDTGLNTGGMGAISPPIFVTDDIMAIVEKTIIIPTIDGFKKDNIIYNGFVYIGIMLTPNNIPKVVEYNCRMGDPETQAVLPRIKSDLVETFLKLSDGKLNEIDFEIDEQACVTIVLASNGYPETFEKGKKITNLQQQENEFIFHAGTTLDNEGNIISSGGRVLTTSALGKNIQDALKKANTIAERVQFENKYYRKDIGFDM, translated from the coding sequence ATGAATATTCTATTGTTAGGCTCAGGTGGACGTGAGCATGCTTTTGCTTCAAAACTATTACAAAGTTCAAACTGCTCTCAGTTATATGTAAGTCCTGGAAATGCTGGAACTAATGCAATTGCCAAAAATGTAAAACTTGATTCTTTCGAAGAAATAAAAGATTTTTGCATTAAAAATGACATTAAAATGGTGGTGGTTGGTCCAGAACAACCATTAGTTGATGGTATTTATGATTTTTTTGTGCGTGATGAAATGCTAAAAAATATTGCTATCATTGGACCATCAAAAGCTGGCGCAATGCTAGAAGGTAGCAAAGCATATTGCAAAAATTTCTTAGTAAAACACAAAATTCCTACTGCACAATACAAAGAAATAACAATAGAAAATATTGATGAAGGATTTCAATTTTTAGACACACTTACAGCACCATACGTACTTAAAGCAAATGGCTTAGCAGCTGGAAAAGGCGTACTAATTTGTTCTACGCTTGATGAAGCAAAAACAGAACTCAAATCTATGTTAGATGGTAAATTTGGTAATGCAAGTAATACTGTTGTCATCGAAGAATTTATGCATGGCATTGAATTTTCTGTATTTGTTTTGACTGATAATGATAGTTACAAAATACTTCCAATTGCAAAAGACTACAAGCGCATTGGCGAAGGCGATACTGGGCTAAATACTGGTGGAATGGGCGCTATTTCGCCTCCAATTTTTGTAACTGATGATATTATGGCTATTGTGGAAAAAACTATTATTATTCCAACAATTGATGGCTTTAAGAAAGACAATATCATCTATAATGGATTTGTATATATTGGAATAATGCTTACGCCAAACAATATTCCAAAAGTTGTAGAATACAATTGTAGAATGGGCGATCCTGAAACTCAAGCTGTGCTACCTAGAATAAAAAGCGATTTAGTAGAGACATTTCTAAAACTATCAGATGGAAAATTAAATGAAATAGATTTTGAGATTGATGAACAGGCATGCGTTACTATCGTTTTAGCATCAAATGGCTATCCAGAAACATTTGAAAAAGGAAAGAAAATTACCAATCTTCAACAACAAGAAAATGAGTTTATTTTCCATGCTGGAACTACATTAGACAATGAAGGTAACATTATAAGCAGTGGTGGAAGAGTTTTAACAACATCAGCATTAGGCAAAAACATACAAGATGCATTGAAAAAAGCTAATACAATTGCTGAACGAGTACAATTTGAAAACAAATATTATAGAAAAGATATTGGTTTTGATATGTAA
- a CDS encoding DUF898 domain-containing protein, whose translation MDEIEQRNNTQIKFYGTGGEYFGILVLNILLTIITLGIYYPWAKTKSRKFFTSNTYFADSPLSYHGTGTELFKGFIVVVLFIILYNIINFVVESTGNTYIINIYGMLSMLFIFTLIPLSIHGSMKYRASRTSWRNIFFTYDGDRREFVILFLKSILFFIITFGFYFSWAEVNISKYIIEKHGLGNVKTSFTGKGGDLFMIHLAGLILTIFTFGIYSFWYTKNIYNYYINNTFLHQGEKTIAIDSSISGGGIFSLSFINMLLIIFSFGIAIPWVIIRTMNFYIDNIYIEENLNPDEIIQGEIASRVNSIGDGMVDALDIGF comes from the coding sequence ATGGATGAGATAGAACAAAGGAACAATACTCAAATTAAATTTTACGGAACAGGAGGAGAATATTTTGGAATACTCGTTCTAAATATATTACTAACTATAATCACATTAGGTATATATTATCCATGGGCAAAGACAAAGTCGCGTAAATTTTTTACTTCTAATACATATTTTGCAGATTCTCCATTGTCATATCATGGTACAGGTACCGAATTATTCAAAGGATTTATTGTAGTAGTATTGTTCATCATATTATATAATATTATTAATTTTGTTGTGGAGTCAACAGGAAATACGTATATTATAAATATATATGGTATGTTGTCAATGTTATTTATATTTACTTTAATTCCATTATCTATACATGGTTCAATGAAGTATAGAGCATCAAGAACATCATGGAGAAATATATTTTTTACATATGATGGTGATAGGAGAGAATTTGTAATATTATTCTTAAAAAGTATACTTTTTTTTATTATTACTTTTGGATTTTACTTTAGTTGGGCTGAAGTGAATATTAGTAAATATATAATAGAAAAACATGGTTTGGGTAATGTTAAAACTTCTTTTACTGGAAAAGGTGGAGATTTATTTATGATTCACCTAGCTGGATTGATTCTTACAATTTTTACTTTTGGTATTTATAGCTTTTGGTATACAAAAAACATATATAATTACTATATTAATAATACATTTTTGCATCAAGGTGAAAAAACAATAGCAATTGATTCTTCAATATCTGGAGGTGGGATTTTCTCATTGAGCTTTATAAATATGCTTCTAATTATTTTTTCTTTTGGGATAGCAATTCCTTGGGTTATTATTAGAACAATGAATTTCTATATTGATAATATCTATATAGAAGAAAATCTAAACCCAGACGAAATTATTCAAGGAGAAATAGCCTCTAGAGTAAATTCAATTGGAGATGGGATGGTTGATGCATTAGATATTGGATTCTAA
- a CDS encoding M48 family metallopeptidase, whose product MQKIISAIYFDGFSSNPYHVELNVSSKYIEIIFCLDEKEIVLWEIDRIIKYEELNTNTYKLNYGNIPYQSIELDKDNYESLVLQNRNIAKATSHTWYEKFLKKKSLIFGLLFCVIAFCVFTYFVIIPAITPIAIKAIPMKTEVYLGEVVYKNMTKGYSIDSQKTEQINSFWKSMNYESKYPINITVVESDIVNAFALPGGRIVVFDTLLKILDNYSQLSALLSHEFIHIRNKHSMSLMVTAYSQFAIISLVFGNLDENIIGAIAQNASMLNTLKYSRNLEQEADLDGMILMQNANINTNGMYQLFEKLDEVNDVDSELLNYISTHPDNKKRIEYCKKFDKQNKAKIDNPKLDSIFKLIQQN is encoded by the coding sequence ATGCAAAAAATAATATCAGCAATATATTTTGATGGATTTTCTTCAAATCCATATCATGTTGAGTTAAATGTTTCATCTAAATACATAGAAATAATTTTTTGTTTAGATGAAAAAGAAATTGTATTGTGGGAGATTGATAGAATAATTAAATATGAAGAACTAAACACTAATACATATAAATTAAATTATGGAAATATTCCATATCAAAGTATTGAGTTGGATAAAGATAATTATGAATCTTTAGTATTACAAAATAGGAATATCGCAAAAGCTACAAGCCATACATGGTATGAAAAATTCTTGAAGAAAAAAAGCTTAATTTTTGGTCTGTTATTTTGTGTTATTGCGTTCTGTGTTTTTACTTATTTTGTTATTATTCCTGCAATTACACCAATTGCAATAAAAGCCATACCTATGAAAACAGAAGTTTACCTAGGTGAAGTGGTATATAAAAACATGACGAAAGGGTATTCAATAGATTCTCAGAAAACAGAACAAATAAATAGTTTCTGGAAATCTATGAATTATGAGTCAAAATATCCAATAAACATTACTGTTGTTGAAAGTGATATTGTGAATGCATTTGCATTGCCAGGTGGAAGAATTGTGGTATTTGATACTTTGTTAAAGATTTTGGATAATTATAGCCAATTATCAGCATTGCTCTCACATGAATTTATACATATACGGAACAAACATTCTATGAGTTTGATGGTTACAGCATATTCGCAATTTGCAATAATAAGTTTGGTGTTTGGTAATTTAGATGAAAATATTATTGGTGCAATCGCCCAAAATGCAAGTATGTTGAATACATTGAAGTATAGTAGGAATTTAGAACAAGAAGCAGATTTAGATGGAATGATTCTTATGCAAAATGCAAATATAAATACAAATGGCATGTATCAACTTTTTGAGAAATTAGATGAAGTAAATGATGTAGATTCTGAATTATTAAATTATATTTCAACACATCCTGATAATAAAAAGAGAATTGAATATTGTAAGAAATTTGATAAACAGAATAAAGCTAAAATAGATAATCCTAAACTTGATAGTATATTTAAATTAATCCAACAGAACTAA
- a CDS encoding cation transporter: MKPSKNKIIIQTYTLIIGILLLAAKFLAFAVSNSNAILTDALESIINVLAGGFGLYSLFIASKPMDEDHPYGHGRIELISASIEGALIFAAGLAMVIKSIYNIFYPTKIEHLDIGIILIAITGVVNYALGWYSKYNGKKFSSATLIASGEHLKSDAYSSFAIILGLAVVFFTEYYWLDVAIAIAVGIFIMYSGFKILQSSIEGIMDKADFILLQKVIDVLNKNRRESWVDIHNLRIIKYGENIHIDCHTTLPWYYNTIEAHEELRLVEDAIKEAIPNNLESFIHSDPCIPESCRICLLKDCKVRTTPFSEKIEWNLENVIKNQKHAHQI; encoded by the coding sequence ATGAAACCGTCAAAAAATAAGATAATAATACAAACCTATACATTAATTATAGGCATACTATTACTAGCTGCAAAATTCCTAGCATTTGCAGTGAGTAATTCAAATGCCATTTTAACAGATGCTTTAGAAAGTATTATTAATGTTTTAGCTGGAGGATTTGGATTATACAGTTTATTTATAGCTTCCAAACCAATGGATGAAGATCATCCTTATGGACACGGACGTATTGAACTTATTTCTGCAAGTATTGAAGGTGCTTTAATATTTGCTGCTGGATTGGCAATGGTTATAAAATCTATTTATAATATTTTTTACCCAACCAAAATAGAACACTTAGACATAGGTATAATATTGATAGCAATAACAGGCGTAGTCAATTATGCACTTGGATGGTATTCAAAATACAATGGAAAGAAATTTTCATCAGCAACATTAATAGCCAGTGGAGAACACCTAAAATCAGATGCTTACTCATCATTTGCAATAATACTTGGTTTGGCTGTGGTATTTTTTACAGAATATTATTGGTTAGATGTTGCCATAGCAATTGCTGTAGGTATCTTTATCATGTATTCTGGATTTAAGATTTTACAATCATCTATTGAAGGTATTATGGACAAAGCAGATTTTATTCTTTTACAAAAGGTAATAGATGTGCTTAATAAAAACAGAAGAGAATCTTGGGTAGACATACACAATCTTAGAATAATAAAATATGGCGAAAACATACATATAGATTGTCATACAACTTTGCCATGGTACTACAATACTATAGAAGCGCATGAAGAATTAAGATTAGTTGAAGATGCAATAAAAGAAGCTATTCCAAATAATTTAGAATCATTTATTCATTCAGATCCATGTATTCCTGAAAGTTGTAGAATATGCTTATTAAAAGATTGCAAAGTTAGAACCACACCATTTTCTGAAAAAATAGAGTGGAATTTAGAAAATGTAATCAAAAATCAAAAACACGCACATCAGATATAA
- a CDS encoding polyprenyl synthetase family protein, which produces MSQEVDNIKLPIEQELQIFEKKFREVMRSHVALLDKVNYYIYQRKGKQVRPMFIFLCAKMLGQVNENTYVGASLIELLHTATLVHDDVVDDAYERRGFFSVNALWKNKIAVLVGDYFLSKGLLYALETKNYNLLHITSDAVKRMSEGELLQMEKARKLDIKEDIYFEIIKNKTASLISAACKIGAASVSNDEYLIQKMHKIGELIGIAFQIKDDLFDYGEADIGKPRGIDIKERKMTLPLIYTLQNADSKTKRWIINTVKNNNEDKEKVNELIQFIKKNGGIQYTEKKMLEYKQLAFHELQELPESDAKNAFIELINYITNRNY; this is translated from the coding sequence ATGAGTCAAGAAGTAGATAATATAAAATTACCAATAGAGCAAGAATTACAAATTTTTGAAAAGAAATTCAGAGAAGTAATGCGTAGCCATGTAGCATTGCTTGATAAGGTAAATTATTATATATACCAAAGAAAAGGAAAGCAAGTAAGACCAATGTTTATTTTTCTATGTGCCAAAATGCTTGGACAAGTGAATGAGAATACATACGTTGGTGCATCATTAATAGAACTATTGCACACAGCAACATTAGTACATGATGATGTTGTTGATGACGCATATGAAAGAAGAGGTTTTTTTTCTGTAAATGCATTATGGAAAAATAAAATTGCAGTATTAGTTGGCGATTATTTTTTATCTAAAGGATTGCTGTATGCATTAGAAACTAAAAATTACAACTTACTACATATCACCTCTGATGCTGTAAAACGCATGAGCGAAGGCGAACTTTTGCAAATGGAAAAAGCTAGAAAGTTAGATATTAAAGAAGATATCTACTTTGAAATTATAAAAAACAAAACAGCATCATTAATTTCTGCAGCATGTAAAATAGGTGCAGCTTCTGTAAGCAACGATGAATATTTAATTCAAAAAATGCATAAAATTGGCGAGCTAATTGGTATTGCATTTCAAATAAAAGATGATTTATTTGATTATGGTGAAGCTGACATTGGCAAACCAAGAGGCATAGATATCAAAGAGAGGAAAATGACTTTGCCTTTAATCTATACATTACAAAATGCTGATAGCAAAACCAAAAGATGGATTATCAATACTGTAAAAAACAATAACGAAGACAAAGAAAAAGTAAATGAGTTAATACAATTTATTAAGAAAAATGGTGGCATACAATACACAGAAAAAAAGATGCTTGAATACAAACAATTAGCATTTCATGAGCTTCAGGAACTGCCAGAATCAGATGCAAAAAATGCATTTATAGAATTAATCAATTATATCACGAATAGGAATTACTAA
- a CDS encoding prolyl oligopeptidase family serine peptidase, giving the protein MNTSCNGTTASNLLDFADLESFGQNNFSKEIEDVDCVLKFIEDKIEFYGGNPNEIYLIGHSRGGGIAVLMAQRNNKIKKLITWASVASFDYFFNTIDIAKWKSDGVVYTYNSRTQQNMPLYYNFYENYIENYSNLNVLKSASEFDKDWLIVHGKNDESVSVSAAYELKNQNANTKLHIVKDANHTFGGKHPYTEKELPQESIELINKSIEFLKL; this is encoded by the coding sequence ATGAATACTTCATGCAATGGAACTACAGCATCAAATTTATTAGATTTTGCTGATTTAGAATCTTTTGGACAAAATAATTTTAGCAAAGAAATAGAAGATGTTGATTGTGTATTGAAATTTATTGAAGATAAGATAGAATTTTATGGTGGCAATCCAAACGAAATTTATTTAATTGGTCATAGTCGTGGTGGAGGAATTGCAGTACTTATGGCACAAAGAAATAATAAAATAAAAAAACTAATTACTTGGGCATCTGTTGCAAGTTTTGATTATTTCTTTAATACAATTGATATTGCGAAATGGAAATCTGATGGAGTGGTTTATACCTACAACTCAAGAACGCAACAAAATATGCCATTGTATTATAATTTTTATGAGAATTATATAGAAAATTATTCCAATCTTAATGTTTTAAAATCTGCTTCTGAATTTGATAAAGATTGGCTAATTGTACACGGTAAGAATGATGAAAGTGTTTCTGTAAGTGCTGCTTATGAACTTAAAAATCAAAATGCAAATACTAAGCTACATATAGTTAAAGATGCTAATCATACATTTGGTGGCAAGCATCCATACACAGAAAAAGAACTACCACAAGAAAGTATAGAATTAATAAATAAAAGTATAGAATTTTTGAAATTATAA
- the deoD gene encoding purine-nucleoside phosphorylase: MSVHIAANKGDIAETVLLPGDPLRAKHVAENYLDNITCYNNIRGMLGYTGFYKGKRVSVQGTGMGIPSISIYVNELIREYDVKNLIRIGTAGAIQENIQLKDIVVAIGACTTSAVNWNKFHGADFAPVCDFDLLHKTYLNAQQMNLNIKTGNILSTDEFYDDNPDSYKKWAEYGVLCIEMETAALYTIAAKYRAKALGIFTISDNLVTKDFSSADDRQNAFNDMAILALNTL; this comes from the coding sequence ATGAGTGTACATATTGCAGCAAATAAAGGAGACATTGCAGAAACTGTACTATTGCCTGGCGATCCATTGCGTGCCAAACATGTCGCAGAAAATTATTTAGACAATATCACATGTTATAACAATATCAGAGGCATGCTTGGTTATACTGGTTTCTACAAAGGCAAACGAGTTTCTGTACAAGGTACAGGCATGGGTATTCCATCTATTTCTATATATGTTAATGAATTAATTAGAGAATATGATGTTAAAAATTTGATTCGAATAGGTACTGCTGGTGCAATACAAGAAAATATACAATTAAAAGATATTGTAGTTGCCATTGGTGCTTGCACTACTTCTGCTGTAAACTGGAACAAATTTCATGGTGCAGATTTTGCTCCTGTTTGTGATTTTGACCTACTGCATAAAACCTACCTTAATGCACAACAAATGAATCTAAATATCAAAACGGGAAACATACTATCAACTGATGAATTCTATGATGACAATCCAGATTCTTATAAAAAATGGGCTGAGTATGGTGTCCTATGTATTGAAATGGAAACCGCAGCTTTGTACACTATTGCTGCAAAATATAGAGCCAAAGCATTAGGTATTTTTACTATAAGTGATAATTTGGTTACCAAAGATTTTTCAAGTGCCGATGATAGACAAAATGCATTCAATGACATGGCAATTCTGGCATTAAATACATTATAA
- the deoC gene encoding deoxyribose-phosphate aldolase — protein sequence MYIAKYIDHTLLKATATTKDIEQLCFEAIKHHFYAVCINPCYISLCKNILTNSNVNIATVVGFPLGAMQAKSKLYEAEQAIHTGANEIDMVLNIGFLKSNLYQEVEDEITTIKKSIGEHTLKVIIETCYLTREEKITATRIVLNSGADFIKTSTGFGTGGATFEDILLFKEIAGNNLKIKASGGIKDAETAMKYISLGVSRIGTSSGVDIVQGKISNSNY from the coding sequence ATGTACATAGCTAAATATATTGACCACACATTGCTAAAAGCAACTGCAACAACTAAAGACATAGAACAACTATGTTTCGAAGCTATAAAACATCATTTTTATGCAGTATGCATCAATCCATGCTATATTAGTTTATGTAAGAATATTCTTACGAACTCAAATGTGAATATTGCAACTGTTGTAGGATTTCCATTAGGTGCAATGCAAGCAAAATCGAAATTATACGAAGCCGAACAGGCAATACACACAGGTGCTAATGAAATTGACATGGTATTAAATATAGGCTTTTTAAAAAGCAACTTATATCAAGAAGTAGAAGATGAAATTACAACTATTAAAAAATCTATTGGCGAGCATACTTTAAAAGTAATCATAGAAACATGCTATCTTACCAGAGAAGAAAAAATAACTGCAACTAGAATTGTATTAAACTCTGGTGCTGATTTTATTAAAACATCTACTGGATTTGGCACTGGTGGCGCAACATTCGAAGATATTTTATTATTTAAAGAAATTGCAGGAAATAATTTAAAAATCAAAGCCAGTGGTGGTATAAAAGATGCAGAAACAGCAATGAAATATATTAGCCTAGGTGTTTCAAGAATTGGCACAAGTTCTGGCGTTGACATTGTTCAAGGAAAAATATCAAATTCAAATTATTAA
- a CDS encoding HTTM domain-containing protein, with translation MHSISKKTDHLNLDERSISIFRIFLGISILYSLIIIKFPYTIEFWGKDRLIPIEIMQAMNGKDAFSIFDYIQNDSFAYFWMISSIILSILYTLGIQTRIVSVLLLFFFFNILQAYARYNNGFDKYTFQMLTWSCFLPLNNYFSLQKIINRKKVNQLISFIIIIQICFIYFSTGIVKYGDAWKQGYAVKILASEMWYPGKFASFFTNNEFLYTILTYATLFFEITFPIFILVNYKNNILRYVGIIFLLGFHISIFFISDVGNFSITGVAVALLLLPNSFWKKINIKLKESSERIFSKSTQYIFIVCTAFVLYTFVQKNLLFISNTYHLYDRNSSAINRFLQKIDVPQIAENSFQFQYWKMFAPNPASRCGWLSIEYEGDDGLFYDLFTNNIISRTEHKVSFIPKRQERYLLSYARMFKLQDIYYSRVFLKYWFFRQLEKRNIPKSDYHRYYLAEYRAEFSKNSTIMNPIEKELYTYKAIENLDISLPKKKKCT, from the coding sequence ATGCATTCTATATCCAAGAAAACAGATCACTTAAATTTGGACGAACGTTCTATTTCAATCTTTAGAATATTTTTGGGCATTAGTATTTTATATTCACTAATCATAATAAAATTTCCTTACACAATAGAATTTTGGGGCAAAGACAGACTAATTCCAATAGAAATTATGCAAGCTATGAATGGCAAAGATGCTTTTTCTATTTTTGACTATATACAAAATGATAGTTTTGCATATTTCTGGATGATTTCAAGTATTATTTTATCTATTCTATATACATTAGGAATTCAAACTAGAATTGTTTCTGTGTTACTATTATTTTTCTTTTTTAATATATTGCAAGCTTATGCTAGATACAATAATGGCTTCGACAAATACACTTTCCAAATGCTTACATGGTCATGTTTTTTACCTTTGAACAATTATTTTTCTCTACAAAAAATCATCAATAGAAAAAAAGTAAATCAGCTAATTTCATTCATAATAATCATTCAAATTTGTTTCATCTATTTTTCTACAGGAATTGTAAAATATGGCGATGCTTGGAAACAAGGTTATGCCGTAAAAATATTAGCATCAGAAATGTGGTATCCAGGAAAATTTGCATCATTTTTCACAAACAATGAATTCTTATATACCATACTTACCTATGCAACTTTATTTTTTGAAATCACGTTCCCAATCTTTATTCTTGTAAACTATAAAAATAACATACTTAGATATGTAGGAATTATATTTTTACTTGGCTTCCATATTAGTATTTTTTTTATTAGTGATGTAGGAAATTTTTCAATTACTGGTGTTGCAGTTGCCTTATTATTACTACCAAATTCTTTTTGGAAAAAAATAAATATAAAACTAAAAGAATCTAGCGAACGTATATTTTCAAAAAGTACGCAATATATTTTTATAGTTTGCACCGCTTTTGTATTGTACACTTTTGTACAAAAAAATTTATTATTCATTTCTAATACTTATCATCTATATGATAGAAACAGCAGTGCAATCAATAGATTTTTGCAGAAAATAGATGTACCTCAAATTGCAGAAAATTCATTTCAATTTCAATATTGGAAGATGTTTGCACCAAATCCTGCTTCAAGATGTGGATGGCTAAGTATTGAATACGAAGGAGACGATGGTCTTTTTTATGATTTATTTACAAACAATATTATTTCAAGAACTGAACATAAAGTTTCCTTTATTCCCAAAAGGCAGGAAAGATATTTATTAAGTTATGCTAGAATGTTTAAACTACAGGATATATACTATTCAAGAGTATTTTTAAAATATTGGTTCTTCAGACAATTAGAAAAAAGAAATATTCCTAAATCAGACTACCATAGATATTACTTAGCTGAATATAGAGCAGAATTTTCTAAAAACTCAACAATAATGAATCCGATTGAAAAAGAATTATACACTTATAAAGCCATAGAAAACCTTGATATCAGCCTTCCAAAAAAGAAAAAATGTACATAG